AGAATCTCCACTCTGACAAAGTAGAAGAGCATCTGACCATAATTTCTGCATGAACTGGTAAATGACACCAAAAGGGTCCGCAATCTGTCCCAAGTACTTATGTTGTCTCTTCCAGTGAAGACCTGCAGCAGGAGGCAGCTTTCCAAACTTTCGAGATCCATGACCTGTTCCTGTTCCTGTTCAAAGAAGGCTTAGGTACCGTGCTGCCAGTCTCTGCTCGCCTTGATGAACTGATGGAGTCAGTTTCCGGCAGCGGCAGTTGCTGCAATTAGCAGATGAGGCAGCCGGCTCTTCTTCTCCCTTCATTAATGCTTTGCCTTGTGCCATTTCTCCAGGGGCCAAAAGCATTGATCACCTTGTCAGACGATTCAATCCCTCTCAGTTTCTGCACCTCCTTCAATTTCTACGCAGGTTTCGAGCAGTGTATAATGGTGCATCTTAGCATACGTTAAGATAACGAGATTCTTCATCTGAAATTGACTCTTGTGCAattgcaatgcatccacccatggaAGGAGACGAGATCAGAATCAGCCACGGTGGTGGAAAGAGTGTGATTGTCGATATGCCACTCGAGATGCAGATATGACATGAATGAGACTGATACTTCCACTGTTTCAACATTATTGATGGTTGTCAACCCTTTTCCGAAGGCTGCCTGACAGCAGCATGATGGAACAACACAGGCGAGGCAGCCTTCGGTGATCCATCATCTGTGACTGCTCACGTAAAGCACAGGTTAATGCTATTATACCAAGGTAAAAACATAAACTAATTCGATTATAATATGCGCATACCTTAGCTAATAATGCTAGAAATGATGACAAATGCTCCATCACATCATTGTCTGATCGATTGATGTTAGTTTCTATGAGCACAAAAAAGACTGGTGTGGTCGAGTCCATAATCATCTTTTTCTTCGACAGCAGTGTCTCCATAATCCATGAAGCTAAACTTGTGGGATTGTGTAGACCCAAATCGGCATTCCACTATCATATGCTTTTAGAACGGAAAGAAGATGCTTGGACTCGAGCACCTTAAAAAACGGAAAGAAGACACTACTCATCACCTCCTATATTTTACGCTAATTATTGTTTGATCATTTCTTGCCCATGCATTATCTCTAATCTTGTTCGCACTGCTCATCGCCTCCTATATTTCACATGTTTAGTTAGAATCAAGCAAGCAAGTAATGGAACTAAATGTAGTTGAAGTGTAAtagaacaataataataattggcCGCAATGTTCAAACCATTTGGATCGGCCACATAGGTCGGCAAGCAATGCTTTGCCGATCTTGATGGAACACCAACCTTGAGTGTCTCTTTTGCAGCAGTGGCTCCTTTTGCAACGTGAACAAAGCATGCTGTGGACGTTGCAACTCCAAAGAAGCGGCACAAGACAAAAGGAAAAGGCGAGGATTCTTCCACTGAGTTCAAAGTGGCAAAGCTCGAGCGAGAAAGAAGCAGATGTCCATCTCGTTACAAGCAATCAATACGAGTTTCTCTGTGTGATGTGAAGTGTTCAGCTTCGACATGTTGATTCCTGCACATTAAGAGAGAAGAAGGACATGCATTAGAGAAGTCTAAAAGAAAGCCTATGGTGGCTGGGCAGGGGCATCCGGGCGAGCAAGGAAGGCTTCTGCCATCAAACTGGGGAAGTGTGCACGCATCGAGACTTTAGTTTCTCTCGTGTCATTCATTGCCAACGCAAAGGGTGAGACATGGCACCTTCCAAAGATCCTCTCTTGTCCTCCGAGCCAGAGCGATGATCTCTTCAAAGAATGGAGGGAAGAAAAGAATGATGTGTTCTCGCTTTGTTTTCTCCTCCTCTTTAATTCGaagctctctttctctctttttgtcTTTTCCTTTGGCCGAGCACGTTCATCGCCTGCTTTCCCAGTGTAAAATGAGGGGTGTGAGGCGAAGCGCACCATTCTTTAGTTAAAGCTAAAGAGGCCTGTGTTAGTGCCTCGGCTTTTGAAGGCCTTTGGCGGTCATTCCTTCTCTCCTTGAACTGAAGACCGGCTTTGTCGCAGGCAGCACCACTGCATGGGGTGCGGTGATCGACGTGCTGATATCGAAAATGATGGGCACATTACTTACTAGTTTGATTTGTCTCTTGTACTCACTCGATGTCCAATCATCCATCTAGAAAACTATGCTTTCCGTCTTCTGTTCTTCTTGTGGTTGTCTTGCGAGTCTCGTGACTTCATTTCTTCCCTATCGTCCTGCTTGAATTGTCGCTACATGCTGTTTGATCTCTTGTGAAGGAAACGGAGAGGTTTACCGTTGCCCGACAAGGTAGTTCTTGCTTCTCTGCActtgacagagagagagagagagagagagagagagagagagagagagagagagagagagactgttcAGGGGCCATTTGCCATTGGAGAAAGATCTTAGATGGGCATCAATATCACGACTGACCATTTCATGTGGCCATTCAAGATATCTCATTGGATCTTCTCTCAATCCACTAGCATTCATCACATTGCTTGGTGGCAAACTTCACATGCTTCTTACACCACCGTCACAAAAGTCTCAGATGGTGACTTGTCAAATGGCTACCCTTCTTCTCCTTGGCTTCGAGGAGGAGGTGCTTACCAACTAGCCACAGAGCACCCCCCCACCCTAAAAGGGAGGTTTCAGATGCCATGGATGAATTCAAAGTGACCCATGCATGCAAGGGAGTGGATTAGCTTTAGCCAGATAATCCACGAAGCCTAAAGGAGGAAAAAGGAGTCAAGTAGAAGCACTAGGAAGCAAAGAAGGCAActttgggaaagaagagaagcaaAAGAGAAGTGGCTCCTGTGCAATTCCCATATGATACAAGAGCACTCTTTCCCATGTGAAGGGGGCCATGCATCTgcatcttttcctttcttttggagtGGAGGAGGATCTTACCCCcacctccatctctctctctctttctctctctctctcgaggaCCATGTATCTTTGAAGGGTGGAGAGAGGAGAGGGACAAGAAATAAAGCAGGGAAATAAAAGAGAAAGCTTCAATTATTCCTTCCCACGCAGCATATCAACAGCTGTATATATTATTACAGCCATCAttgcaggtcacaatcattccatTGCCTGATTGATTATATAGCCATGTATGATCTCTGTTACCTGGACATAATGATTCTGCTATAATCACGATTGGCATCACTGACCAGAGTACAGGAACTGGAAAATGCTTGAAACAGTAGTAAACTCCTCACATCTTCTGCACATCATCCTCTTTTCCTATTGATTGTGGACAACACAGAACATCTATGAAACACTGTGGTCCTTGTGCTCATCCAGGACATTCCAAGCTAGACTTTTAATGGCAGTGTGCAGGCTCTGAACTGTGGCCCCATCAGCAATCAGTGGCAGGTGCCAGCTTCGGTACATGGTGAAGCAATAACCCAGTTGTTGTTGCTCCTTTGCAATTTCTTCCTGCACATGCAAcgttctctttcttctcttggGATATAAGGATTTTTTGAGGCCATGCTGAATCCTCATTCAAATCTGTTGCCTCATTTGAGTTGATCTACATGGCTCCTATATTTACCACTTAAGATTTGCTGACGATTCTAAACCTCAATCTGTCAAGTTTGGGCCAACATCTTGAGACCCACTTTAACCTCATAGATCTTTTTCCTAACATCTAAAACTTTAATGGAATTCTGCAGCCAATGTCAGCACTTTGTTTGCCTGCAAATAATATTTAAAGACCACCTTCTTCTCTTTCCCTCTCTTGCCATATATTTTTGGCCTAGCTGAAGGAGCCACAAcagccacctctctctctctctctctctctctctttctctctctctccacacacATATCAAAGAGCACAAGGAGAACAATAAAATAAAAGAGATCAGACGAAGGAAGTAGGAGGTACCTATCTCCCTTCATATCTTCCCTGTGAAGTCTCCTCTCTGAAAGATGCCTCTTCCCTGAAAACCATACACATGCGAAGCTTCTCAGATTCCAAGCCCTTAGCCTTATATCCTCCCATGTACAGTCTGTAAACCTCCATTCTTCTCTTTCATTCCTCCAAGTCATATTCTCGTAGAGATATGTCTGACTAGATCGATCTCCAAAACTTCATCAAAATGGtcccttctctcctcctcctcgccttGTTTACTGTTGTAAGTCCTGTTGCTTGTGCTTCGCTTCAGAACGATGCCTTAGTGTTGGCTTCCGTAAGAGAAGGCTTCCAATCTTCTACCCCAGAAGTAGAGAGCTGGAATACTGCGGACCTTAGCTCAGTGTGCTCGTGGTTCGGAGTCCAGTGCGAGCACGGCCGCGTCGTCGCCGTCGATCTCTCCAACTTGAACATTTCTGGCTCTGTTTCGCTCGACATCTTCGGCCTCGACTCCCTCGTCAACCTTTCGCTCGCCGGAAACCAGCTCCAAGGTGCGATCAGGGTGTCCCATTTGCCGAGCCTTCGGTACTTGAACATCTCCTTCAACCAGTTCGACGGCGGGCTCGAGTGGGACTACTTGGGCCTGCCGAACCTGGAGGTGCTCGACGCCTACGACAACAACTTCACGGCCTCGTTACCGGCCGGCGTCGCGAGCTTGAAGAGAATCAAGTACTTGGACCTCGGCGGCAACTACTTCGACGGAGAAATTCCGGCCAGCTATGGGAGATTAACCACGTTAGAGTACCTGTCGTTGAACGGCAACGATCTCCGCGGCAGAATTCCCGCCGAGTTGGGGAACCTGACAAGCCTCAAGCAGCTTTACTTGGGCTACTATAATGTGTTCGACGGCGACATTCCCACCGAGCTGAGCAAACTAAGCAATCTAGTCCTCCTGGACCTCTCGAGCTGCGGCCTCGACGGGGAGATACCGCGGCAGATCGGCAAGTTGATCAACCTCGAAACGCTGTTCCTGCACTCCAACCGGTTGTCCGGGCAGATACCGCCGTCGCTCGGTAATCTCACCAGGCTGACGCTGCTCGACCTGTCGAACAATGCGCTCACCGGAGAAGTTCCCCACGAGCTGGCCGCCCTCACCCAGCTGAACCTGCTCAACCTCTTCATGAACCGATTGCATGGCTCGATACCCGAGTTCGTCGCAGAGCTACCTAACCTGGACACGCTCCAGCTCTTCATGAACAACTTCACGGGCGCCATACCGGAGAGGCTCGGCTCGGGAGGCCGGATACGGGTGCTCGATCTTTCGTCGAACAAGCTCACCGGTGCAGTCCCTGCTAACCTGTGTCCTCTTAATCAGCTCAAAGTCCTCATTCTACTCAACAATTTCTTGTTCGGCGCCGTGCCCGCGAGCTTAGGCAGGTGTTCCAGCCTCACAAGAGTGAGACTCGGTCAGAATTATCTCAATGGCAGCATCCCATTAGGCCTCCTCTACCTTCCCAACCTAAACCTATTGGAGCTGCAGAACAATTACCTCTCTGGTCCAGTACCAGCGAATGATGATAACAGTGGCCACAGTCCAACCCAGCTGGCCGAGCTCAACCTATCCAACAACCTGCTCGCCGGGCCAATACCATCCTCCATCTCAAACCTCTCTTCCATTCAAACCTTGCTGCTTGGCAACAATCAGTTGGCCGGTCCAATCCCCAGCGCCATCGGCGGGCTGCGGCGCATGGTCAAGCTCGACCTGAGCCGCAATCGCCTGTCCGGCTCGATCCCGCCGGAGATCGGCAGTTGCACCCAGCTCACCTACCTCGATCTCAGCCAGAACAATCTGTCCGGCCCGATTCCGCCGGAGATCGCCGGAATTTCGATACTGAATTACCTGAACCTTTCCATGAACCACTTGAGCGACTCGATACCGAGGTCGATTGCGGCGATGAGGAGCCTCACAGCGGCCGACTTCTCGTTCAACGACCTCTCCGGCGAGCTGCCGGAAGTCGGGCAGCTGGCCTACATGAACGCCTCCTCGTTCGCGGGCAACGTCGGCCTCTGCGGGCCGGTCCTGGAGAACCCCTGCAGCCACACGGCCGGCAGGGTGCATGCGCCGCGCAGCGCGGGGGACTTCAAGTTGATATTCGCGCTGGGGCTGCTGCTCTGCTCGCTGGTGTTCGCGGTGGCCGCGGCCGTGCGGGCGCGGTCGTACCGCCGGGGGCCTGGAGGCGCGGCGTGGCGGCTCACCGCGTTCCAGAAGGTGGACTTCGGGGTGTCGGACGTGCTGGAGTGCATGAGGGACGGGAACGTGATCGGGCGCGGCGGTGGCGGGGTGGTGTACATGGGGCGGACCCGAGCCGGGGAGGCGATCGCGGTGAAGCGACTGAGGGCCGGCGGGCACGACCATGGGTTCAGGGCGGAGGTCCGGACGCTGGGGAGCATCCGGCACCGGAACATCGTGCGGCTGCTGGCCTTCTGCACCAACCAGGACACCAACGtgctggtgtacgagtacatgggGAACGGCAGCCTCGGCGAGGTGTTGCACGGGAAGGGGGGCGGCTTCCTGGGCTGGGACCGCCGCTACCGGATCGCGGTGGAGGCGGCGAGGGGGCTGTGCTACCTCCACCACGATTGCAGTCCCATGATAGTACACCGAGATGTGAAGTCCAACAACATCTTGCTCGACACGGGTTTTGAGGCACACGTGGCGGACTTCGGCCTGGCCAAGTTCTTGCAGGACGGCGGCGCCTCCGAGAGCATGTCTGCCATCGCCGGATCCTACGGCTATATCGCTCCAGGTGCGCTCTCACCCTTCTCGTTTCTGTTTTCTGTTTTCTGTTCTCAAAACATGGATCGTTCTGTTTCCGAAACACTCTCATACAAAACCGTTTCCCGCTTCGCTTTTCATTCTGCTACCAAAAACCGGCAGCCGTCTGCAGAGTCAGAGTCTTAAACATGCGTGAGACTCGGGACCTCTGATTTCTGCAACAGAAACAAAACCTATGTGTTTTACCCACCAGATAAAAGCTCAGGGGTACTGTGCGACTGGCTCACGTTGAAGCGACAGCATGCACACAGATTGAtgggcagagagagagagggagagaacagGGACGTGACGCTGAGGCGCTGTATGTCACGTCGTGAATCCGCCCACCTGTTCCGGTGCGCGGCTTCGTACCACCGGAAATGGAAATCCGAGTCACAGGACCAGGGGTGGGGTGGGGGACCGACAAGAAGGGGCGGCAGCTTTCGCAGTATCGGCTTTGGTGAAAGCGTGCCTTCTGCTGTTCCCAATTCGAAGGCCTCGACTCTTTTCCTGCGTTGAGATCACTGTTCGTTCTCCTTCCAAGGAGCTGCCTTCTAGGTTGACTGAATCACCCGAAAAATCTTGGAGTGGGATTCAGCGACCTGGTCCCATCACTTCAGATTTAGGTTTGTGAGAGATCACATCATCcaccacatctctctctctctctctatctctcttgcCTGTGTGCTCAACACCAGCACAGCGTGGGATTTTTTGAGGCTTGTGATGGATTTCAATGGCAACTCCCGAGACCTGTAAAATACATGGATCACAAAGATTCTCCCACCTCacactgctcctcctcctcctcctttgatTTGATGGGGGATATGCTATCTGACCCTCGGGACATGCACACGATGATGTATTAGTCCATTAATGTTAATGGGTCACTCGCCACCgagttcttctacatcttctcttTCGGATGATGTATAGTCCATTAAATCCTCGTTTTGTGTACAACTGTTCTCTTACTCTGTTTTTGCTTGCATATTTGATCGCAGAGTATGCGTACACGCTCAAAGTAGACGAGAAGAGCGACGTCTACAGCTTCGGAGTGGTTCTACTTGAGCTCATCACCGGGCGACGCCCGGTGGGGGAGTTCGGGGACGGAGTGGACATAGTTCAGTGGGCCAAGAGGGTCACCGACTGCAGCAGAGACAACGTCGCCGCCATCGCTGATCCAAGGCTGAGCACGGTGCCGATAGCCGAGGTGATGCATGTCTTCTTCGTGGCCATGCTGTGCGTGCAGGAGAACAGCGTGGAGAGGCCGACGATGAGGGAGGTTGTCCAGATGCTCTCCGAGTTCCCGTACCATGTCCCGGAGAGCCACTCTCCCTCTTCCTCTGCCACTGCACTGAAAGAGAGCAGCTCAGGCAAGAAGGAGACCGGCTTCTGCAAGCTCTTCCCGGATCTCTTGACCTGATGATGGTGAAGATGTGCGGGAGTGGTGTGTAAATTACAGTAATGATGATGAAATGGACCCCTATAATTCTTTAACTTTGATGAGCAAAGGTGCTGCTTTCTTTTCAGATCTCAGTGCGAGTTGCAGaagaactgttggaacaacaatgAGCTTTACTCTGTTGATGGGTTGATGGTGGTGGTGATCACCTTCATCAAAAGAAAGCATGGCTAAGGTTGTCATGCAGCTCCAAGTGTGGTCCATGTACAATACTTTTCCATCATAGCTATTTGCTTTTGTAATCCTCTCTAATCTTTGGCCTCAACCTGCTCTCATTCCCCTCAAATTCTTTGTTGGTTCAGCAGTAGTTTATGTTGGAATTGTCAAGTGTGGTAGTGGAAGTATCACACCTGAGCTGTTGTGTCATTATTGGGAGGGTGGTCTAACTATGCTCTGTTTCCTAATACTGTCCTATGAACCTTTGATGATACCCTATCttatcttctctttctctttttccttttttatgtttCTGTTAACTATAGCTATGACCTGCAAAACTAAATCAAAGGTAAGGCATTGATTGATTCAACAAAAATCTATTCATGAATCATTGATCTTTGGAACGCAAAGGACCAAAATTTGAAAGCAGAGTTGATCAGAGCAGGGGTTCAGCGAGTAACCCATTTCTGcatggttctctctctctctctctctctctctctctctctctccaggagGGGGAGACAGATGAACCCCACTGAGTGGCCATCCGCAGACACATCTTTCCCTTTGTTTCTCTCTCTATACATCCAATCAACAAAAAGTGCCTCTTTTCAAAAGTCCTTCCCACTCTTCTCCTATTGACTGTTGAGGACCATTATGTAGGCTTCTGGGAGTGTGACCGATGAACGATGTGTAGGATAAGATCAGAACATGAACCGATGGGGTAGCCGGAGACGATCCAAAGAAGTgggtgaaaagaaaaagaaacaacagTGAGATGGGACACTCTTTTTCTTGAGCAAAAGATTTAAGATCTCAATGACAAGCAACTGTTCTAGGCTAAAGTTCTTTTTGTCTAACGAATGTGGTGAGGCTCAGAGTCGTCTCCATGCATTTCTTGATCCGCAATATGGAGCTCTTCTACAGGTCCTTCGGTGGGTGCAGTGCACTTCTGCTCTCGTTATGTGACACAAAATGCAAATCCTTTTTGTGTCTGAACAACccaaactattctttgtgttcttTGGTTTCACCTGTCGTCATACTGATGACACATATGGTATCTGCCAATTTGCATGTGTGTTTTCTTGGCTTGGAATTCTTTGATCTCTTTGATGGGTTTCCAGCATCCAGGTGTGGTTTAGACACATTATTTATCACCTTCCTTTGCAGCCTTTGATCTGTTAATAAAGATCAAACCTTACGTTGGCAGCTTTTCCTGTCTGCAAATGGTGAAAAGTAGCAGCAGGCCATGCTGAGATACTTTGCTTTATGTATGCCTGTCGGAATGATCAATTAGATCTCTCTCCCCATGATTATTAGAACTTGGTGAACTCATTGCACGAGCAAAAACATCACCTGAAGCTCATGATGAATCCCTGGGGATGAGCAAGAATTGGATCAGACACACATTCAAACAAGatcaataacttacaaaatgcaaGTTCAGCTGCACGTAAGCCACGCAGTGCTGCTGGTGCGGCTTAGACTGCACTCTTCCCTGTCCTTCTAAAGTTGTTGCATGCCAAGTTTTTGTCTCAAGAATTctcatatttctcaagtgttttgCCTCGTGTCTAGAAATCAATTGAAATAAGGAAAGATGGTAGCTTAATTCCACATCAAGAAAACGCTAACCTCGTCACAATTTCAGTAACATGGATGAATTGCCTCAAATAATAAGCTCCTCTTGGAAATAATTAAGTAGTGCCAGCTTAATTTGAGTGAGAATGAATTTGACGAGGGCAATAAGAGAGCAAAAGTTCTTGTAAGATGAAGCGATAAATTTTAAGATCAAgcactttgaaaaaaaaaaaaggggcaagatttatgttgaaagaattaatatattaaaatcaAAGTTGAAACAGCAATAAATAGATGGATCTTAAGAGAAGAATTATTCTGGTGGATTTATCATAATACTCAATCCACAGCAATCCaataacaaaatgagaggtaaatAAACACCAGGTGTTTCCATCCATTTTAGGAATCAGAAACTATTCGGGGGAAGTCCTTTTCCGTGAGAACAAACACAAACCTAACGAGATAAATCGGCAAAAAATAGCTTCCATAAAACCAACTTAGTTGAAATAAAACCCGTCTTAGATTTAGCAGTATAACAGCATAAACCAAGTCACAAAACCGGAGTTTTATGCCTCAATCAACTCGTTCAAATACTCCAAAACAGACTTTGACGACAGACCGATCCACCCTAAGCCGGTTTAACCATTACACTTTACAGCAACAAATGGTAATACTTGGGGTGCTTAAAACGGGGATTCTCCCACTACTGTATAAGTACTAACCAGACCAAGTAGTCCACGAAGCAGTGAGTCGTACAACGCTTTTCAAACCTATAAACAATGGCCAGAAAGAAGCACTGACCTCCTCAATCTATTCTTTACAGTTT
The window above is part of the Musa acuminata AAA Group cultivar baxijiao chromosome BXJ2-6, Cavendish_Baxijiao_AAA, whole genome shotgun sequence genome. Proteins encoded here:
- the LOC135614497 gene encoding leucine-rich repeat receptor-like serine/threonine-protein kinase BAM1 isoform X1: MVPSLLLLALFTVVSPVACASLQNDALVLASVREGFQSSTPEVESWNTADLSSVCSWFGVQCEHGRVVAVDLSNLNISGSVSLDIFGLDSLVNLSLAGNQLQGAIRVSHLPSLRYLNISFNQFDGGLEWDYLGLPNLEVLDAYDNNFTASLPAGVASLKRIKYLDLGGNYFDGEIPASYGRLTTLEYLSLNGNDLRGRIPAELGNLTSLKQLYLGYYNVFDGDIPTELSKLSNLVLLDLSSCGLDGEIPRQIGKLINLETLFLHSNRLSGQIPPSLGNLTRLTLLDLSNNALTGEVPHELAALTQLNLLNLFMNRLHGSIPEFVAELPNLDTLQLFMNNFTGAIPERLGSGGRIRVLDLSSNKLTGAVPANLCPLNQLKVLILLNNFLFGAVPASLGRCSSLTRVRLGQNYLNGSIPLGLLYLPNLNLLELQNNYLSGPVPANDDNSGHSPTQLAELNLSNNLLAGPIPSSISNLSSIQTLLLGNNQLAGPIPSAIGGLRRMVKLDLSRNRLSGSIPPEIGSCTQLTYLDLSQNNLSGPIPPEIAGISILNYLNLSMNHLSDSIPRSIAAMRSLTAADFSFNDLSGELPEVGQLAYMNASSFAGNVGLCGPVLENPCSHTAGRVHAPRSAGDFKLIFALGLLLCSLVFAVAAAVRARSYRRGPGGAAWRLTAFQKVDFGVSDVLECMRDGNVIGRGGGGVVYMGRTRAGEAIAVKRLRAGGHDHGFRAEVRTLGSIRHRNIVRLLAFCTNQDTNVLVYEYMGNGSLGEVLHGKGGGFLGWDRRYRIAVEAARGLCYLHHDCSPMIVHRDVKSNNILLDTGFEAHVADFGLAKFLQDGGASESMSAIAGSYGYIAPEYAYTLKVDEKSDVYSFGVVLLELITGRRPVGEFGDGVDIVQWAKRVTDCSRDNVAAIADPRLSTVPIAEVMHVFFVAMLCVQENSVERPTMREVVQMLSEFPYHVPESHSPSSSATALKESSSGKKETGFCKLFPDLLT
- the LOC135614497 gene encoding leucine-rich repeat receptor-like serine/threonine-protein kinase BAM2 isoform X2 yields the protein MVPSLLLLALFTVVSPVACASLQNDALVLASVREGFQSSTPEVESWNTADLSSVCSWFGVQCEHGRVVAVDLSNLNISGSVSLDIFGLDSLVNLSLAGNQLQGAIRVSHLPSLRYLNISFNQFDGGLEWDYLGLPNLEVLDAYDNNFTASLPAGVASLKRIKYLDLGGNYFDGEIPASYGRLTTLEYLSLNGNDLRGRIPAELGNLTSLKQLYLGYYNVFDGDIPTELSKLSNLVLLDLSSCGLDGEIPRQIGKLINLETLFLHSNRLSGQIPPSLGNLTRLTLLDLSNNALTGEVPHELAALTQLNLLNLFMNRLHGSIPEFVAELPNLDTLQLFMNNFTGAIPERLGSGGRIRVLDLSSNKLTGAVPANLCPLNQLKVLILLNNFLFGAVPASLGRCSSLTRVRLGQNYLNGSIPLGLLYLPNLNLLELQNNYLSGPVPANDDNSGHSPTQLAELNLSNNLLAGPIPSSISNLSSIQTLLLGNNQLAGPIPSAIGGLRRMVKLDLSRNRLSGSIPPEIGSCTQLTYLDLSQNNLSGPIPPEIAGISILNYLNLSMNHLSDSIPRSIAAMRSLTAADFSFNDLSGELPEVGQLAYMNASSFAGNVGLCGPVLENPCSHTAGRVHAPRSAGDFKLIFALGLLLCSLVFAVAAAVRARSYRRGPGGAAWRLTAFQKVDFGVSDVLECMRDGNVIGRGGGGVVYMGRTRAGEAIAVKRLRAGGHDHGFRAEVRTLGSIRHRNIVRLLAFCTNQDTNVLVYEYMGNGSLGEVLHGKGGGFLGWDRRYRIAVEAARGLCYLHHDCSPMIVHRDVKSNNILLDTGFEAHVADFGLAKFLQDGGASESMSAIAGSYGYIAPAVCRVRVLNMRETRDL